In Parus major isolate Abel chromosome 1, Parus_major1.1, whole genome shotgun sequence, the following proteins share a genomic window:
- the GYG2 gene encoding glycogenin-2, with the protein MSVTDQAFVTLATDDVYSQGALVLGQSLRNHKTSRKLAVLITPEVSIGMRSVLSSVFDEVIEVDVLDSADSVHLALMQRPELGVTFTKLRCWTLTHYSKCVFMDADTLVLCNVDELFDREEFSAAPDSGWPDCFNSGVFVFRPSLKTYNLLLQFAAEHGSFDGGDQGLLNSFFSNWATADIGKHLPFLYNLSSSSVYTYVPAFTHFGRDAKVVHFMGATKPWNYRYNLQTKRVMQDGSTSGSFHQLSFLALWWNIYSASILPLLEKGVQKMEESESEECKHAFNGVEVTLKKVSSYMASSLQKPELPEQTNEVNPTACSAEELAFKAQPVYEVEPRDSNVHLSEPDRPSEQPVFQPAFQETSEMNEVAHSVSELSIHFKPAKPTPEDERRKWEEGRMDYMGKDAFEHIKKKLDAFLH; encoded by the exons taaCAGATCAAGCCTTTGTGACCCTTGCAACTGATGATGTGTACTCTCAAGGTGCTCTCGTTCTCGGACAGTCATTGAGGAACCATAAGACATCCAGAAAATTGGCAGTTCTAATTACTCCAGAGGTTTCCATTGGGATGAG GTCAGTCCTCAGCAGTGTATTTGATGAAGTGATTGAGGTGGATGTGCTTGACAGCGCTGACTCAGTCCATCTGGCTCTGATGCAGAGGCCAGAACTGGGTGTAACCTTCACTAAACTTCGTTGTTGGACTCTTACTCATTACAGCAAATGTGTCTTCATGGATGCAGACACTTTG GTACTTTGCAATGTTGATGAGTTGTTTGATCGGGAAGagttttctgcagctcctgattCTGGCTGGCCTGACTGTTTCAATAGCGGTGTATTTGTGTTCCGGCCCTCCTTGAAGACTTACAACCTGCTGCTCCAGTTTGCTGCTGAACATGGCAGCTTTGATG GAGGTGATCAAGGCTTGTTGAACAGCTTCTTCAGCAACTGGGCAACAGCAGATATTGGCAAACACTTGCCTTTCCTCTATAACTTAAGCAGCAGCTCTGTATACACCTATGTTCCTGCTTTCACTCA TTTTGGTAGAGATGCCAAAGTTGTTCACTTCATGGGAGCAACAAAGCCCTGGAACTACAGATACAACCTTCAAACAAAGAGAGTTATGCAGGATGGCTCCACCTCTGGATCTTTTCACCAACTGTCGTTTCTTGCCCTCTGGTGGAATATCTACAGTGCCAGTATATTGCCTTTGTTGGAAAAAGGTGTTCAAAAGATGGAAGAATCAGAATCTGAGGAATGCAAG CATGCTTTCAATGGAGTTGAAGTTACCCTGAAGAAGGTCAGTTCTTACATGGCCAGTTCTCTGCAAAAGCCTGAGCTCCCAGAGCAGACAAATGAAGTAAATCCCACAGCATGCTCAGCTGAGGAACTCGCTTTCAAAGCT CAACCTGTGTATGAAGTCGAACCAAGAGATTCTAACGTCCACCTCTCTGAGCCTGACAGACCTTCAGAACAACCTGTATTTCAACCTGCATTTCAGGAAACCTCAGAAATG aaTGAGGTTGCACATTCTGTTTCAGAGCTGTCTATTCACTTCAAACCAGCAAAACCAACTCCAGAAGATGAACggagaaaatgggaagaaggGCGCATGGACTATATGGGGAAAGATGCTTTTGaacacataaaaaagaaattggacGCATTTTTACACTAA